A window from Populus trichocarpa isolate Nisqually-1 chromosome 3, P.trichocarpa_v4.1, whole genome shotgun sequence encodes these proteins:
- the LOC18111121 gene encoding pentatricopeptide repeat-containing protein At1g10270 isoform X2: protein MSLYLLLLLRRSSATLTINNHPLIRALHHLSLSPLVHTPNLSPPISTSPLLPPSRTFAFSSAEEAAADRRKRRRRLRIDPPFQAMQSNPPPPDPNAPRLPDSTNALTGHRLNLHNRVQSLIRAYDLDTASLVARNSVYSRTRPTVFTCNAIIAAMYRAKRYDDAVSLFKFFFEKHNIVPNVVSYNNLINAHCDEGKVDLGLEIYRRIIETALFSPSSVTYRHLTKGLIDAGRIEDAVALLREMLAKGHGADSLVYNNVIKGFLELGNLEKANEFFDELKERCLVYDGVINATFMDWWFKQGKDKEAMGSYKSWQDKNFKVVPATCNTILEVLVRYGKKEAACALFEHMLDNHTPPTQQAVNSDTFNIMVNECFKEAGFEEAIHTFKKAGTKSGSKPFQMDVAGYNNIIARFCENGMMEHAEEFFAALLAKCLTPDVVTFRTLIDAYLKREEIDDVLRTLNKMADAGLRVVASFGTRVFGELIKNGKEVESAEILTKMGNKDPKPDSSIYDVVVRGLCSAGELDASKDMLDQMIKYGVGIPPALKEFLIEVFGNAGRASEIKSVLDESKWINISRPAYARQPRSQHETAQMASGQPLGPSPMMGRSVSSEPQIARPQSFGVHPMSRQTELGSPQMTGQLSLGSHNKQQPSEFLHMDQQHPLRPYQGQQSSWSSQHEPAQMASGQPLGPSPMTRRSVSSEPQIARSESFCVHPMSGQTQLGSPQMIGRQSLGSHNRQQPSEFHNMDQKHPSGFHNMDQQHPLRPYQGQQSSWSSQHEPAQMESGQPLGPSPMTGRSVSSEPQIARSQSFGVHPMSGQTQLGSPQMTGQPSLGSHNRQQPSEFHNMDKKLLSGLHNMDQQHPLRPYQGQQSSWSSQHEPAQMASGQPLGPSPMTGRSVSSEPQIARSQSFGVHPLSGQTQLGSPQMTGQPSIGSHNRQQPSEFLNMDQKHPLGLHNMDPPMTGRSVSSESQIARSQSFGVHPMSRQAHLGSPQMTGQPSLGSHNREQPSEFHNMDQIHPSGLHDMDWQPPLRPYQGQQSTWSSQTIGQHPSRSFQAAGQHPSQSSQAAGQHPSWSSQTGQHPLWSSKTGQHPSWSSHTGEQQPSWSSQTGGQQQSQSSQSRGQQASWSFQAAGQHLSRSSQAAGQHLSRSSQAAGQHPSWSSQTGQHPSWSSHTGEQQASWSSQSRVQQASWSSNMEQQPSGTSHVIESHPNESPEMSGQVPFESSKNGGQYSYGSPAVVRHHPAGSSQIVGQHEWQDNQQLPNGPPDMAEEYSSAALEWQHSHRQAAA, encoded by the exons atgTCCCtctatctcctcctcctcctccgccgcTCCTCCGCCACTTTAACAATCAACAATCACCCTCTAATCCGTGCTCTTCACCACCTCAGTCTTTCTCCCCTCGTTCATACCCCAAACCTTAGCCCTCCAATCTCGACCTCCCCACTCCTTCCACCGTCCCGCACATTCGCCTTCTCCTCCGCCGAAGAAGCCGCAGCAGATCGTAGGAAAAGAAGGCGTCGTCTCCGAATCGACCCTCCATTCCAAGCAATGCAAAGCAACCCTCCCCCTCCTGACCCCAACGCTCCTCGCCTCCCTGACTCCACAAACGCATTAACTGGCCATCGCCTTAATCTCCACAATCGGGTCCAATCCCTAATCCGCGCTTATGATCTCGACACTGCTTCCCTTGTCGCTCGCAATTCTGTTTATTCCCGAACTCGCCCCACTGTTTTTACTTGCAATGCCATCATAGCTGCTATGTATCGCGCGAAAAG ATATGATGATGCAGTTTCgctatttaaattcttttttgaaaaacataatatagtgcCTAATGTTGTTTCTTACAATAATTTGATCAATGCGCATTGTGATGAGGGAAAAGTTGATTTGGGGCTTGAGATTTATAGGCGTATAATTGAGACAGCTCTGTTTTCACCATCGTCAGTGACCTATAGGCATTTGACTAAAGGGTTGATTGATGCTGGGAGGATTGAGGATGCCGTTGCTTTGTTGAGGGAGATGTTGGCTAAAGGGCATGGTGCAGATTCGCTAGTTTATAATAATGTTATCAAAGGGTTTTTGGAGTTGGGGAACTTGGAGAAGGCTAATGAGTTTTTCGATGAGTTGAAAGAGAGGTGCTTGGTTTATGATGGAGTGATTAATGCCACGTTTATGGATTGGTGGTTTAAGCAAGGGAAGGATAAGGAGGCTATGGGAAGTTACAAGTCGTGGCAGGATAAAAATTTTAAGGTGGTGCCTGCTACTTGTAATACCATTTTGGAGGTTTTGGTTAGATATGGGAAGAAAGAGGCTGCTTGTGCTTTGTTTGAGCATATGCTGGATAATCATACCCCACCGACTCAACAAGCCGTAAACTCTGATACTTTTAATATAATGGTGAATGAGTGCTTCAAGGAAGCAGGGTTTGAGGAGGcaattcatacatttaaaaaggCGGGGACAAAGTCAGGGTCTAAGCCTTTTCAAATGGATGTTGCGGGGTACAACAATATTATCGCAAGATTTTGCGAGAATGGGATGATGGAGCACGCGGAGGAGTTTTTTGCAGCATTGTTGGCCAAGTGCTTGACCCCTGATGTCGTGACTTTTAGGACTTTAATTGATGCATATTTAAAGAGGGAAGAGATTGATGATGTTTTGAGAACGCTCAATAAAATGGCAGATGCTGGTTTGAGAGTTGTGGCAAGCTTTGGGACTAGGGTATTTggtgagttgattaagaatggCAAGGAAGTGGAGTCTGCAGAGATTTTGACCAAAATGGGAAACAAAGATCCTAAACCAGACTCCTCAATCTATGATGTCGTGGTTCGAGGGCTTTGTAGTGCTGGGGAATTAGATGCAAGCAAGGATATGCTGGACCAAATGATTAAATACGGTGTTGGTATTCCACCTGCATTGAAGGAATTCTTAATTGAGGTTTTTGGAAATGCTGGACGGGCTAGTGAGATTAAGAGTGTTTTGGATGAAAGTAAGTGGATTAACATTTCAAGACCTGCTTATGCAAGACAGCCTCGAAGTCAACATGAAACTGCTCAAATGGCAAGTGGGCAGCCATTAGGGCCTTCGCCAATGATGGGAAGATCAGTTTCAAGTGAACCTCAGATTGCAAGACCACAGTCCTTCGGTGTCCATCCAATGTCAAGACAAACAGAATTAGGATCTCCTCAGATGACAGGGCAGCTATCACTAGGATCTCATAATAAGCAACAGCCATCAGAATTCCTTCATATGGATCAACAACATCCATTGAGACCTTATCAAG GGCAACAATCTTCATGGTCTTCTCAACATGAACCTGCTCAAATGGCAAGTGGGCAGCCATTAGGGCCTTCTCCAATGACACGAAGATCAGTTTCAAGTGAACCTCAGATTGCAAGATCAGAGTCTTTTTGTGTCCATCCAATGTCAGGACAGACACAATTAGGATCTCCTCAGATGATAGGGCGGCAGTCACTAGGATCTCATAATAGGCAACAGCCATCAGAATTCCATAATATGGATCAGAAACATCCATCAGGATTCCATAATATGGACCAGCAACATCCATTGAGACCTTATCAAG GGCAACAATCTTCATGGTCTTCTCAACATGAACCTGCTCAAATGGAAAGTGGGCAGCCATTAGGGCCTTCTCCAATGACAGGAAGATCAGTTTCAAGTGAGCCTCAGATTGCAAGATCACAGTCCTTTGGTGTCCATCCAATGTCAGGACAGACACAATTAGGATCTCCTCAGATGACAGGGCAGCCATCACTAGGATCTCATAATAGGCAACAGCCATCAGAATTCCATAATATGGATAAGAAACTTCTATCAGGATTACATAATATGGATCAGCAACATCCGTTGAGACCTTATCAAG GACAACAATCTTCATGGTCTTCTCAACATGAACCTGCTCAAATGGCAAGTGGGCAGCCATTAGGGCCTTCTCCGATGACAGGAAGATCAGTTTCAAGTGAACCTCAGATTGCCAGATCACAGTCTTTTGGTGTCCATCCATTGTCAGGTCAGACACAATTAGGATCTCCTCAGATGACAGGGCAGCCGTCAATAGGATCTCATAATAGGCAACAGCCATCAGAATTCCTTAATATGGATCAGAAACATCCATTGGGATTACATAATATGGATCCTCCGATGACAGGAAGATCAGTTTCAAGTGAATCTCAGATTGCCAGATCACAGTCCTTTGGTGTCCATCCAATGTCAAGACAAGCACATTTAGGATCTCCTCAGATGACAGGGCAGCCTTCACTAGGATCTCATAATAGGGAACAGCCATCAGAATTCCATAACATGGACCAGATACATCCATCGGGATTACATGATATGGATTGGCAACCTCCATTGAGACCTTATCAAG GGCAACAATCTACATGGTCATCCCAAACAATAGGCCAGCATCCGTCGCGGTCATTCCAAGCAGCAGGCCAGCATCCGTCACAGTCTTCTCAAGCAGCAGGCCAGCATCCGTCATGGTCTTCTCAGACAGGACAGCATCCGTTATGGTCTTCTAAGACTGGACAGCATCCGTCATGGTCCTCTCACACAGGAGAGCAGCAGCCGTCATGGTCCTCTCAAACAGGAGGTCAGCAGCAATCACAGTCCTCTCAAAGTAGGGGACAGCAGGCATCATGGTCATTTCAAGCAGCAGGCCAGCATCTGTCACGGTCTTCTCAAGCAGCAGGCCAGCATCTGTCACGGTCTTCTCAAGCAGCAGGCCAGCATCCGTCATGGTCTTCTCAGACAGGACAGCATCCGTCATGGTCCTCTCACACAGGAGAGCAGCAGGCATCATGGTCCTCTCAAAGTAGGGTACAACAGGCATCATGGTCCAGTAATATGGAACAGCAGCCATCAGGAACCTCGCATGTGATTGAAAGCCATCCAAATGAATCTCCAGAGATGTCAGGACAGGTACCATTTGAATCCTCAAAGAATGGAGGTCAATATTCTTATGGATCACCTGCAGTGGTCAGACACCATCCTGCAGGATCCTCTCAGATCGTTGGACAACACGAATGGCAAGACAACCAGCAGCTG CCAAATGGACCTCCAGACATGGCTGAAGAGTATTCGTCAGCAGCCCTTGAATGGCAACACAGCCACCGGCAGGCAGCAGCATGA
- the LOC18111121 gene encoding pentatricopeptide repeat-containing protein At1g10270 isoform X9 — MSLYLLLLLRRSSATLTINNHPLIRALHHLSLSPLVHTPNLSPPISTSPLLPPSRTFAFSSAEEAAADRRKRRRRLRIDPPFQAMQSNPPPPDPNAPRLPDSTNALTGHRLNLHNRVQSLIRAYDLDTASLVARNSVYSRTRPTVFTCNAIIAAMYRAKRYDDAVSLFKFFFEKHNIVPNVVSYNNLINAHCDEGKVDLGLEIYRRIIETALFSPSSVTYRHLTKGLIDAGRIEDAVALLREMLAKGHGADSLVYNNVIKGFLELGNLEKANEFFDELKERCLVYDGVINATFMDWWFKQGKDKEAMGSYKSWQDKNFKVVPATCNTILEVLVRYGKKEAACALFEHMLDNHTPPTQQAVNSDTFNIMVNECFKEAGFEEAIHTFKKAGTKSGSKPFQMDVAGYNNIIARFCENGMMEHAEEFFAALLAKCLTPDVVTFRTLIDAYLKREEIDDVLRTLNKMADAGLRVVASFGTRVFGELIKNGKEVESAEILTKMGNKDPKPDSSIYDVVVRGLCSAGELDASKDMLDQMIKYGVGIPPALKEFLIEVFGNAGRASEIKSVLDESKWINISRPAYARQPRSQHETAQMASGQPLGPSPMMGRSVSSEPQIARPQSFGVHPMSRQTELGSPQMTGQLSLGSHNKQQPSEFLHMDQQHPLRPYQGQQSSWSSQHEPAQMASGQPLGPSPMTRRSVSSEPQIARSESFCVHPMSGQTQLGSPQMIGRQSLGSHNRQQPSEFHNMDQKHPSGFHNMDQQHPLRPYQGQQSSWSSQHEPAQMASGQPLGPSPMTGRSVSSEPQIARSQSFGVHPLSGQTQLGSPQMTGQPSIGSHNRQQPSEFLNMDQKHPLGLHNMDPPMTGRSVSSESQIARSQSFGVHPMSRQAHLGSPQMTGQPSLGSHNREQPSEFHNMDQIHPSGLHDMDWQPPLRPYQGQQSTWSSQTIGQHPSRSFQAAGQHPSQSSQAAGQHPSWSSQTGQHPLWSSKTGQHPSWSSHTGEQQPSWSSQTGGQQQSQSSQSRGQQASWSFQAAGQHLSRSSQAAGQHLSRSSQAAGQHPSWSSQTGQHPSWSSHTGEQQASWSSQSRVQQASWSSNMEQQPSGTSHVIESHPNESPEMSGQVPFESSKNGGQYSYGSPAVVRHHPAGSSQIVGQHEWQDNQQLPNGPPDMAEEYSSAALEWQHSHRQAAA; from the exons atgTCCCtctatctcctcctcctcctccgccgcTCCTCCGCCACTTTAACAATCAACAATCACCCTCTAATCCGTGCTCTTCACCACCTCAGTCTTTCTCCCCTCGTTCATACCCCAAACCTTAGCCCTCCAATCTCGACCTCCCCACTCCTTCCACCGTCCCGCACATTCGCCTTCTCCTCCGCCGAAGAAGCCGCAGCAGATCGTAGGAAAAGAAGGCGTCGTCTCCGAATCGACCCTCCATTCCAAGCAATGCAAAGCAACCCTCCCCCTCCTGACCCCAACGCTCCTCGCCTCCCTGACTCCACAAACGCATTAACTGGCCATCGCCTTAATCTCCACAATCGGGTCCAATCCCTAATCCGCGCTTATGATCTCGACACTGCTTCCCTTGTCGCTCGCAATTCTGTTTATTCCCGAACTCGCCCCACTGTTTTTACTTGCAATGCCATCATAGCTGCTATGTATCGCGCGAAAAG ATATGATGATGCAGTTTCgctatttaaattcttttttgaaaaacataatatagtgcCTAATGTTGTTTCTTACAATAATTTGATCAATGCGCATTGTGATGAGGGAAAAGTTGATTTGGGGCTTGAGATTTATAGGCGTATAATTGAGACAGCTCTGTTTTCACCATCGTCAGTGACCTATAGGCATTTGACTAAAGGGTTGATTGATGCTGGGAGGATTGAGGATGCCGTTGCTTTGTTGAGGGAGATGTTGGCTAAAGGGCATGGTGCAGATTCGCTAGTTTATAATAATGTTATCAAAGGGTTTTTGGAGTTGGGGAACTTGGAGAAGGCTAATGAGTTTTTCGATGAGTTGAAAGAGAGGTGCTTGGTTTATGATGGAGTGATTAATGCCACGTTTATGGATTGGTGGTTTAAGCAAGGGAAGGATAAGGAGGCTATGGGAAGTTACAAGTCGTGGCAGGATAAAAATTTTAAGGTGGTGCCTGCTACTTGTAATACCATTTTGGAGGTTTTGGTTAGATATGGGAAGAAAGAGGCTGCTTGTGCTTTGTTTGAGCATATGCTGGATAATCATACCCCACCGACTCAACAAGCCGTAAACTCTGATACTTTTAATATAATGGTGAATGAGTGCTTCAAGGAAGCAGGGTTTGAGGAGGcaattcatacatttaaaaaggCGGGGACAAAGTCAGGGTCTAAGCCTTTTCAAATGGATGTTGCGGGGTACAACAATATTATCGCAAGATTTTGCGAGAATGGGATGATGGAGCACGCGGAGGAGTTTTTTGCAGCATTGTTGGCCAAGTGCTTGACCCCTGATGTCGTGACTTTTAGGACTTTAATTGATGCATATTTAAAGAGGGAAGAGATTGATGATGTTTTGAGAACGCTCAATAAAATGGCAGATGCTGGTTTGAGAGTTGTGGCAAGCTTTGGGACTAGGGTATTTggtgagttgattaagaatggCAAGGAAGTGGAGTCTGCAGAGATTTTGACCAAAATGGGAAACAAAGATCCTAAACCAGACTCCTCAATCTATGATGTCGTGGTTCGAGGGCTTTGTAGTGCTGGGGAATTAGATGCAAGCAAGGATATGCTGGACCAAATGATTAAATACGGTGTTGGTATTCCACCTGCATTGAAGGAATTCTTAATTGAGGTTTTTGGAAATGCTGGACGGGCTAGTGAGATTAAGAGTGTTTTGGATGAAAGTAAGTGGATTAACATTTCAAGACCTGCTTATGCAAGACAGCCTCGAAGTCAACATGAAACTGCTCAAATGGCAAGTGGGCAGCCATTAGGGCCTTCGCCAATGATGGGAAGATCAGTTTCAAGTGAACCTCAGATTGCAAGACCACAGTCCTTCGGTGTCCATCCAATGTCAAGACAAACAGAATTAGGATCTCCTCAGATGACAGGGCAGCTATCACTAGGATCTCATAATAAGCAACAGCCATCAGAATTCCTTCATATGGATCAACAACATCCATTGAGACCTTATCAAG GGCAACAATCTTCATGGTCTTCTCAACATGAACCTGCTCAAATGGCAAGTGGGCAGCCATTAGGGCCTTCTCCAATGACACGAAGATCAGTTTCAAGTGAACCTCAGATTGCAAGATCAGAGTCTTTTTGTGTCCATCCAATGTCAGGACAGACACAATTAGGATCTCCTCAGATGATAGGGCGGCAGTCACTAGGATCTCATAATAGGCAACAGCCATCAGAATTCCATAATATGGATCAGAAACATCCATCAGGATTCCATAATATGGACCAGCAACATCCATTGAGACCTTATCAAG GACAACAATCTTCATGGTCTTCTCAACATGAACCTGCTCAAATGGCAAGTGGGCAGCCATTAGGGCCTTCTCCGATGACAGGAAGATCAGTTTCAAGTGAACCTCAGATTGCCAGATCACAGTCTTTTGGTGTCCATCCATTGTCAGGTCAGACACAATTAGGATCTCCTCAGATGACAGGGCAGCCGTCAATAGGATCTCATAATAGGCAACAGCCATCAGAATTCCTTAATATGGATCAGAAACATCCATTGGGATTACATAATATGGATCCTCCGATGACAGGAAGATCAGTTTCAAGTGAATCTCAGATTGCCAGATCACAGTCCTTTGGTGTCCATCCAATGTCAAGACAAGCACATTTAGGATCTCCTCAGATGACAGGGCAGCCTTCACTAGGATCTCATAATAGGGAACAGCCATCAGAATTCCATAACATGGACCAGATACATCCATCGGGATTACATGATATGGATTGGCAACCTCCATTGAGACCTTATCAAG GGCAACAATCTACATGGTCATCCCAAACAATAGGCCAGCATCCGTCGCGGTCATTCCAAGCAGCAGGCCAGCATCCGTCACAGTCTTCTCAAGCAGCAGGCCAGCATCCGTCATGGTCTTCTCAGACAGGACAGCATCCGTTATGGTCTTCTAAGACTGGACAGCATCCGTCATGGTCCTCTCACACAGGAGAGCAGCAGCCGTCATGGTCCTCTCAAACAGGAGGTCAGCAGCAATCACAGTCCTCTCAAAGTAGGGGACAGCAGGCATCATGGTCATTTCAAGCAGCAGGCCAGCATCTGTCACGGTCTTCTCAAGCAGCAGGCCAGCATCTGTCACGGTCTTCTCAAGCAGCAGGCCAGCATCCGTCATGGTCTTCTCAGACAGGACAGCATCCGTCATGGTCCTCTCACACAGGAGAGCAGCAGGCATCATGGTCCTCTCAAAGTAGGGTACAACAGGCATCATGGTCCAGTAATATGGAACAGCAGCCATCAGGAACCTCGCATGTGATTGAAAGCCATCCAAATGAATCTCCAGAGATGTCAGGACAGGTACCATTTGAATCCTCAAAGAATGGAGGTCAATATTCTTATGGATCACCTGCAGTGGTCAGACACCATCCTGCAGGATCCTCTCAGATCGTTGGACAACACGAATGGCAAGACAACCAGCAGCTG CCAAATGGACCTCCAGACATGGCTGAAGAGTATTCGTCAGCAGCCCTTGAATGGCAACACAGCCACCGGCAGGCAGCAGCATGA
- the LOC18111121 gene encoding pentatricopeptide repeat-containing protein At1g10270 isoform X7, whose translation MSLYLLLLLRRSSATLTINNHPLIRALHHLSLSPLVHTPNLSPPISTSPLLPPSRTFAFSSAEEAAADRRKRRRRLRIDPPFQAMQSNPPPPDPNAPRLPDSTNALTGHRLNLHNRVQSLIRAYDLDTASLVARNSVYSRTRPTVFTCNAIIAAMYRAKRYDDAVSLFKFFFEKHNIVPNVVSYNNLINAHCDEGKVDLGLEIYRRIIETALFSPSSVTYRHLTKGLIDAGRIEDAVALLREMLAKGHGADSLVYNNVIKGFLELGNLEKANEFFDELKERCLVYDGVINATFMDWWFKQGKDKEAMGSYKSWQDKNFKVVPATCNTILEVLVRYGKKEAACALFEHMLDNHTPPTQQAVNSDTFNIMVNECFKEAGFEEAIHTFKKAGTKSGSKPFQMDVAGYNNIIARFCENGMMEHAEEFFAALLAKCLTPDVVTFRTLIDAYLKREEIDDVLRTLNKMADAGLRVVASFGTRVFGELIKNGKEVESAEILTKMGNKDPKPDSSIYDVVVRGLCSAGELDASKDMLDQMIKYGVGIPPALKEFLIEVFGNAGRASEIKSVLDESKWINISRPAYARQPRSQHETAQMASGQPLGPSPMMGRSVSSEPQIARPQSFGVHPMSRQTELGSPQMTGQLSLGSHNKQQPSEFLHMDQQHPLRPYQGQQSSWSSQHEPAQMESGQPLGPSPMTGRSVSSEPQIARSQSFGVHPMSGQTQLGSPQMTGQPSLGSHNRQQPSEFHNMDKKLLSGLHNMDQQHPLRPYQDTTAGQQSSWSSQHEPAQMASGQPLGPSPMTGRSVSSEPQIARSQSFGVHPLSGQTQLGSPQMTGQPSIGSHNRQQPSEFLNMDQKHPLGLHNMDPPMTGRSVSSESQIARSQSFGVHPMSRQAHLGSPQMTGQPSLGSHNREQPSEFHNMDQIHPSGLHDMDWQPPLRPYQGQQSTWSSQTIGQHPSRSFQAAGQHPSQSSQAAGQHPSWSSQTGQHPLWSSKTGQHPSWSSHTGEQQPSWSSQTGGQQQSQSSQSRGQQASWSFQAAGQHLSRSSQAAGQHLSRSSQAAGQHPSWSSQTGQHPSWSSHTGEQQASWSSQSRVQQASWSSNMEQQPSGTSHVIESHPNESPEMSGQVPFESSKNGGQYSYGSPAVVRHHPAGSSQIVGQHEWQDNQQLPNGPPDMAEEYSSAALEWQHSHRQAAA comes from the exons atgTCCCtctatctcctcctcctcctccgccgcTCCTCCGCCACTTTAACAATCAACAATCACCCTCTAATCCGTGCTCTTCACCACCTCAGTCTTTCTCCCCTCGTTCATACCCCAAACCTTAGCCCTCCAATCTCGACCTCCCCACTCCTTCCACCGTCCCGCACATTCGCCTTCTCCTCCGCCGAAGAAGCCGCAGCAGATCGTAGGAAAAGAAGGCGTCGTCTCCGAATCGACCCTCCATTCCAAGCAATGCAAAGCAACCCTCCCCCTCCTGACCCCAACGCTCCTCGCCTCCCTGACTCCACAAACGCATTAACTGGCCATCGCCTTAATCTCCACAATCGGGTCCAATCCCTAATCCGCGCTTATGATCTCGACACTGCTTCCCTTGTCGCTCGCAATTCTGTTTATTCCCGAACTCGCCCCACTGTTTTTACTTGCAATGCCATCATAGCTGCTATGTATCGCGCGAAAAG ATATGATGATGCAGTTTCgctatttaaattcttttttgaaaaacataatatagtgcCTAATGTTGTTTCTTACAATAATTTGATCAATGCGCATTGTGATGAGGGAAAAGTTGATTTGGGGCTTGAGATTTATAGGCGTATAATTGAGACAGCTCTGTTTTCACCATCGTCAGTGACCTATAGGCATTTGACTAAAGGGTTGATTGATGCTGGGAGGATTGAGGATGCCGTTGCTTTGTTGAGGGAGATGTTGGCTAAAGGGCATGGTGCAGATTCGCTAGTTTATAATAATGTTATCAAAGGGTTTTTGGAGTTGGGGAACTTGGAGAAGGCTAATGAGTTTTTCGATGAGTTGAAAGAGAGGTGCTTGGTTTATGATGGAGTGATTAATGCCACGTTTATGGATTGGTGGTTTAAGCAAGGGAAGGATAAGGAGGCTATGGGAAGTTACAAGTCGTGGCAGGATAAAAATTTTAAGGTGGTGCCTGCTACTTGTAATACCATTTTGGAGGTTTTGGTTAGATATGGGAAGAAAGAGGCTGCTTGTGCTTTGTTTGAGCATATGCTGGATAATCATACCCCACCGACTCAACAAGCCGTAAACTCTGATACTTTTAATATAATGGTGAATGAGTGCTTCAAGGAAGCAGGGTTTGAGGAGGcaattcatacatttaaaaaggCGGGGACAAAGTCAGGGTCTAAGCCTTTTCAAATGGATGTTGCGGGGTACAACAATATTATCGCAAGATTTTGCGAGAATGGGATGATGGAGCACGCGGAGGAGTTTTTTGCAGCATTGTTGGCCAAGTGCTTGACCCCTGATGTCGTGACTTTTAGGACTTTAATTGATGCATATTTAAAGAGGGAAGAGATTGATGATGTTTTGAGAACGCTCAATAAAATGGCAGATGCTGGTTTGAGAGTTGTGGCAAGCTTTGGGACTAGGGTATTTggtgagttgattaagaatggCAAGGAAGTGGAGTCTGCAGAGATTTTGACCAAAATGGGAAACAAAGATCCTAAACCAGACTCCTCAATCTATGATGTCGTGGTTCGAGGGCTTTGTAGTGCTGGGGAATTAGATGCAAGCAAGGATATGCTGGACCAAATGATTAAATACGGTGTTGGTATTCCACCTGCATTGAAGGAATTCTTAATTGAGGTTTTTGGAAATGCTGGACGGGCTAGTGAGATTAAGAGTGTTTTGGATGAAAGTAAGTGGATTAACATTTCAAGACCTGCTTATGCAAGACAGCCTCGAAGTCAACATGAAACTGCTCAAATGGCAAGTGGGCAGCCATTAGGGCCTTCGCCAATGATGGGAAGATCAGTTTCAAGTGAACCTCAGATTGCAAGACCACAGTCCTTCGGTGTCCATCCAATGTCAAGACAAACAGAATTAGGATCTCCTCAGATGACAGGGCAGCTATCACTAGGATCTCATAATAAGCAACAGCCATCAGAATTCCTTCATATGGATCAACAACATCCATTGAGACCTTATCAAG GGCAACAATCTTCATGGTCTTCTCAACATGAACCTGCTCAAATGGAAAGTGGGCAGCCATTAGGGCCTTCTCCAATGACAGGAAGATCAGTTTCAAGTGAGCCTCAGATTGCAAGATCACAGTCCTTTGGTGTCCATCCAATGTCAGGACAGACACAATTAGGATCTCCTCAGATGACAGGGCAGCCATCACTAGGATCTCATAATAGGCAACAGCCATCAGAATTCCATAATATGGATAAGAAACTTCTATCAGGATTACATAATATGGATCAGCAACATCCGTTGAGACCTTATCAAG ATACAACAGCAGGACAACAATCTTCATGGTCTTCTCAACATGAACCTGCTCAAATGGCAAGTGGGCAGCCATTAGGGCCTTCTCCGATGACAGGAAGATCAGTTTCAAGTGAACCTCAGATTGCCAGATCACAGTCTTTTGGTGTCCATCCATTGTCAGGTCAGACACAATTAGGATCTCCTCAGATGACAGGGCAGCCGTCAATAGGATCTCATAATAGGCAACAGCCATCAGAATTCCTTAATATGGATCAGAAACATCCATTGGGATTACATAATATGGATCCTCCGATGACAGGAAGATCAGTTTCAAGTGAATCTCAGATTGCCAGATCACAGTCCTTTGGTGTCCATCCAATGTCAAGACAAGCACATTTAGGATCTCCTCAGATGACAGGGCAGCCTTCACTAGGATCTCATAATAGGGAACAGCCATCAGAATTCCATAACATGGACCAGATACATCCATCGGGATTACATGATATGGATTGGCAACCTCCATTGAGACCTTATCAAG GGCAACAATCTACATGGTCATCCCAAACAATAGGCCAGCATCCGTCGCGGTCATTCCAAGCAGCAGGCCAGCATCCGTCACAGTCTTCTCAAGCAGCAGGCCAGCATCCGTCATGGTCTTCTCAGACAGGACAGCATCCGTTATGGTCTTCTAAGACTGGACAGCATCCGTCATGGTCCTCTCACACAGGAGAGCAGCAGCCGTCATGGTCCTCTCAAACAGGAGGTCAGCAGCAATCACAGTCCTCTCAAAGTAGGGGACAGCAGGCATCATGGTCATTTCAAGCAGCAGGCCAGCATCTGTCACGGTCTTCTCAAGCAGCAGGCCAGCATCTGTCACGGTCTTCTCAAGCAGCAGGCCAGCATCCGTCATGGTCTTCTCAGACAGGACAGCATCCGTCATGGTCCTCTCACACAGGAGAGCAGCAGGCATCATGGTCCTCTCAAAGTAGGGTACAACAGGCATCATGGTCCAGTAATATGGAACAGCAGCCATCAGGAACCTCGCATGTGATTGAAAGCCATCCAAATGAATCTCCAGAGATGTCAGGACAGGTACCATTTGAATCCTCAAAGAATGGAGGTCAATATTCTTATGGATCACCTGCAGTGGTCAGACACCATCCTGCAGGATCCTCTCAGATCGTTGGACAACACGAATGGCAAGACAACCAGCAGCTG CCAAATGGACCTCCAGACATGGCTGAAGAGTATTCGTCAGCAGCCCTTGAATGGCAACACAGCCACCGGCAGGCAGCAGCATGA